The Octopus sinensis unplaced genomic scaffold, ASM634580v1 Contig05180, whole genome shotgun sequence region ACAAATATGTCCGGCTTGTTATGTTGTACTTTGATGTCTGTCATCAGCGTCGTATCGACTCTAATCTCAACATTCTCAGTTGTTACTATTGATTGGACTGAGTGAGTCTTCAGTTTCTTTGAATATGTGATTCCATATTTACGACACAGGTTTAAATGAAGACATCTCACCACCTCATTGTGACGGCGTATATAATCACTATTTAACATTCTATTGCATCTCGTTGCCAAATGATCGACTGTTTTTTTGGCAGATTTACAATGACTGCAATTTGATCCTTTTTCCTCAAAGAACAAATTTCGGTCCTGTAAAAGGCAATACAATGCTTCGGCTCTTGGACTATTATTTCCTTTTGCAAGCCAGCCCGACGATGATGCAGTATCAACATTTGAGTCTTTTAAACATTTGAATAACATAGAATGAAGAGATTTACTGTTAATTTTCGTCAATAACCATTCAATTTGAACATTTTTAAGTTTCCGTACATCCATGTCAGAGGAATTATCATCCAAGTTATACTTTAGCCTTCATAACAGCTTTGATACCACTTTCAAAAATAGGAGATCCAAGAAAAATCAAGTTCTCTTTGAGGGGGAAGGTGCATCCAGGTAGCA contains the following coding sequences:
- the LOC115227604 gene encoding uncharacterized protein LOC115227604, yielding MDVRKLKNVQIEWLLTKINSKSLHSMLFKCLKDSNVDTASSSGWLAKGNNSPRAEALYCLLQDRNLFFEEKGSNCSHCKSAKKTVDHLATRCNRMLNSDYIRRHNEVVRCLHLNLCRKYGITYSKKLKTHSVQSIVTTENVEIRVDTTLMTDIKVQHNKPDIFVFDKRTREITLVEVGITSQEMLKVVEIEKLHKYDLLAGDLSQIYKAKVKIVPIVMTWEGIVSKFYKSYMDFLGVDIIPRAYIQSIVLKKTLESMLVEHRNRMNFQESDVSEVIHFLQRKSLQFEDDGIVPMEQQSWSEDQIGDGHQEIAVRELRNGSKRKRMN